Proteins from one Primulina huaijiensis isolate GDHJ02 chromosome 18, ASM1229523v2, whole genome shotgun sequence genomic window:
- the LOC140965052 gene encoding uncharacterized protein: protein MLSTEAPPPVLPRPCVISRQISAGSNIFSIDERDSDNNQQQLEVDLFKSDLDDNNNNPLPKFSIRDYVSSARGKDIKNNWPFSQKNLQLCLEHGLTDVLPPFQSLDVVRNPSRKKCVDVKLPSLSDKILSSEFQEEKEFESTTCPSCSNINSGPLIKAPCSKPEAVSSSVEKPESSALKPRKVEKSTQNSAKNCKLIVKLGKIAEPLSIEHSETMASKVCPVCKTFSSSSNTTLNAHIDQCLSGFSTMDWISHSRVSKHRIKPRKTRLMVDIYATALHCTLEDLDKRNGTNWASNMVFSTKDLEACPKQKKKKIDSSSDVEGNVEGAVYVDSSGTKFLSLSKCSDLSFNSNAKDNFGTRRLIVMNKESKFPLRKKRKVLIKRHKSLKHSHHGRASSSPGPSHCPEVYNVQQKKPSLEDGYEEECTTQPVKAYDQMKSGEMGTVKQWLVGSKRTGFTKISHEHEHQRPDKTETNLIVKDSHSSRGDSFIKGTNNSNSLVFSNENALLPSKCRKRKEILQYTSHDECIKQPYLRKRDGLSVMTSRDCHGKRNCLAPRKCIMKHSRKDSPLLQNRHTDPPSGTENLDFSGGNKRNEINTSTGLNVECSFSNSRMSDNHAFSYRGKDLTYRRQPPLDYVISPGHNKKSSFRKKSANASVPKSKDNSGNMHLHFKKPRLHYTSGSDDEAVVPRSAICRRDNQVEKLSVNAAQMEKTSVHSSTGPARVLKIRKEGVFSNSGKEMDMASMGSEISPELDNLGVGKNIDSVMGGNVPASTSDVLDAVKEAKIQDEFLCELISERADGEALLALSKSLDSSFYELAGPSNVKSVSQGYRETYNKHCPAELLLGGEPDIFYADKVAKSMTSSNTRTMSEMDANEVKGNYYVDVDPIPIPGPPGSFLPSPGRMSSEELQGNSSLTTCRIQSSEDKHELMDVDSLDSPISSASMLSESAAGRSDSVSAKNLSELSDGIQDQSRFNISEDRVVESSKLSELASRVEGEPDLDESRADLMLTATNPHIFKNSQPCCCSRKEGAFLKDSLDCEGSQILLQRSTASLALCSQEKHFGGDLSKTPHESNVMSQTPPREVQTPGAENCMSNSQTGYAPILVSQNSETKFPMCGDCESPSPSTTNPVLRLMGKNLMVVNKDETLSPQMTKTHSSIAKDSHPNMLSIVDNEVTAVRFPNEYYSIHQTLSQVPSRYDCMQPSMLAQHLDASSSNCFENTAKIRIQGSIPHPSAFMLSSKSFGGNLATSLEHHEFASGSNLISEFGSSIGPASMTYGVEKVQTHGHQLIRSTNFSGSKNKETLVISESPESEPGLAVKAIHGGANIEARRFPVGISAPVVFGHESRHVNPAFCNNQTRGYPVCSGSQAFYAADIQVPSSIGIFKANSVQWKCTREGSAILHPNSLTASSPATGHPRSSLYFSPGFSESFSFT, encoded by the exons ATGTTATCCACTGAAGCTCCTCCACCAGTTCTCCCACGTCCTTGTGTTATCTCACGACAGATTAGTGCTGGcagtaatatttttagtattgaTGAGAGGGATTCTGATAATAACCAGCAACAGCTTGAGGTAGATCTGTTCAAGTCAGACCTTGATGACAATAACAACAACCCACTTCCCAAGTTCTCCATAAG GGATTATGTTTCCAGTGCACGGGGAAAAGATATCAAGAATAATTGGCCATTTTCTCAGAAGAATTTGCAACTTTGCCTTGAACATGGCTTGACTGATGTGTTGCCACCTTTTCAGTCTCTTGATGTTGTAAGAAACCCATCACGCAAGAAATGTGTTGATGTGAAGCTTCCCTCATTGAGCGATAAGATTTTGTCAAGTGAATTTCAGGAAGAAAAAGAATTTGAATCTACCACTTGTCCTTCTTGCTCGAATATAAATTCTGGTCCGCTGATTAAAGCTCCTTGTTCAAAACCAGAAGCTGTGAGTTCTTCTGTGGAAAAGCCTGAATCTTCGGCTCTGAAACCCAGAAAGGTCGAAAAAAGCACTCAAAACTCCGCTAAGAATTGTAAATTGATTGTGAAGTTGGGCAAAATTGCTGAACCGCTATCAATCGAACATTCTGAAACTATGGCTTCAAAAGTGTGCCCGGTGTGCAAGACTTTTTCCTCTTCCTCTAACACCACTCTGAATGCCCACATTGATCAGTGTCTTTCTGGGTTCTCAACAATGGACTGGATATCACATTCTAGAGTGAGTAAGCATAGAATAAAGCCAAGAAAAACAAGATTGATGGTGGACATCTACGCAACAGCACTACACTGTACATTGGAGGATCTTGATAAAAGAAATGGAACAAATTGGGCATCAAACATGGTTTTTTCGACCAAGGATTTGGAGGCATgtccaaaacagaagaagaagaagatagatTCGTCTAGCGACGTGGAAGGCAACGTGGAAGGTGCTGTATATGTTGACTCAAGTGGCACAAAGTTTCTTAGTTTATCAAAGTGCAGTGATCTTTCATTTAATTCAAATGCTAAAGATAATTTTGGAACAAGGAGGCTCATCGTAATGAATAAAGAAAGCAAATTTCCTTTAAGAAAGAAGAGAAAAGTTCTTATCAAGAGACACAAATCACTGAAGCATTCTCATCATGGACGAGCTAGTTCCTCTCCGGGGCCTAGTCATTGTCCTGAG GTTTACAATGTTCAACAAAAGAAGCCTTCTCTTGAAGATGGTTATGAGGAAGAATGTACAACACAGCCTGTCAAAGCCTATGACCAGATGAAATCTGGTGAGATGGGAACGGTAAAGCAGTGGTTAGTAGGCTCAAAGCGTACTGGtttcacaaaaatcagtcatgaacatgaacacCAGCGTCCAGATAAAACTGAAACGAACTTGATAGTCAAAGATAGTCATTCATCACGTGGAGATTCATTCATTAAGGGAACAAATAACTCAAATTCCCTGGTTTTCTCTAATGAAAATGCTCTTTTACCATCCAAATGCCGCAAAAGAAAGGAAATCTTGCAGTATACTTCTCATGATGAATGCATCAAGCAGCCTTATTTGCGGAAGAGGGATGGATTGTCCGTGATGACGTCTCGAGACTGTCATGGTAAGAGAAACTGTCTCGCGCCGCGTAAGTGCATTATGAAACATTCAAGAAAAGATAGCCCCTTACTTCAAAACCGCCATACAGACCCTCCGAGTGGTACAGAAAATCTGGACTTTTCTGGGGGTAACAAGAGAAATGAGATAAATACCAGTACGGGTTTAAATGTTGAATGCTCTTTTAGCAATTCAAGAATGTCCGACAATCATGCATTCTCATATCGAGGTAAGGATTTAACATATCGGAGGCAACCACCCTTGGATTATGTAATTTCACCTGGACATAATAAGAAGTCATCTTTTAGAAAGAAGTCTGCCAATGCATCTGTTCCCAAATCAAAGGACAATTCAGGGAACATGCATTTGCACTTCAAGAAGCCTAGGCTACATTACACGTCAGGCTCAGATGATGAGGCAGTAGTGCCACGATCAGCAATTTGTAGACGAGATAATCAGGTAGAAAAACTGAGTGTAAATGCAGCTCAAATGGAAAAAACTTCTGTTCATTCATCCACTGGGCCAGCCAGGGTTTTGAAAATTCGAAAGGAGGGGGTATTCTCGAACTCTGGTAAAGAGATGGACATGGCTTCAATGGGCTCTGAGATATCACCTGAGTTGGATAATCTTGGTGTTGGAAAGAATATCGATTCTGTTATGGGTGGCAATGTTCCTGCAAGTACATCGGATGTCTTAGATGCTGTGAAAGAGGCTAAAATTCAAGATGAATTTCTTTGTGAGTTGATTTCTGAAAGAGCCGACGGAGAAGCACTTTTAGCCTTAAGCAAATCTTTGGATTCTTCATTCTATGAGCTTGCTGGTCCATCGAATGTCAAGAGTGTTTCACAAGGTTATAGAGAAACATACAACAAACATTGTCCGGCCGAACTATTATTGGGTGGTGAACCAGATATATTTTATGCAGACAAAGTCGCCAAAAGTATGACTAGTTCCAATACTAGGACGATGAGTGAAATGGATGCTAATGAAGTAAAAGGAAATTACTATGTTGATGTAGATCCAATACCCATACCTGGACCTCCAGGCTCGTTTTTGCCGAGTCCGGGGCGTATGAGCTCAGAAGAACTTCAAGGAAATTCTTCATTAACCACCTGCAGGATTCAATCTTCTGAAGACAAACATGAATTGATGGATGTGGATTCGTTAGATTCTCCTATTTCATCTGCCTCGATGTTGTCTGAATCTGCTGCTGGAAGATCTGATTCAGTATCAGCGAAAAACTTGTCGGAGCTTTCAGATGGTATTCAAGACCAGAGTCGATTTAACATCTCCGAAGATAGGGTTGTTGAAAGTTCCAAACTTTCTGAACTGGCCAGTCGTGTGGAAGGAGAGCCCGATCTTGATGAATCAAGGGCTGATTTGATGTTAACTGCAACGAATCCTCACATATTCAAGAACAGTCAACCGTGTTGTTGCTCTAGGAAAGAAGGAGCTTTTCTAAAGGATTCTCTTGATTGTGAAGGGTCGCAAATTTTACTGCAAAGGAGTACTGCTTCTCTTGCACTTTGTTCCCAGGAAAAGCATTTTGGTGGCGATCTGAGCAAAACACCCCACGAGTCTAATGTGATGTCACAAACACCACCCAGGGAAGTGCAAACTCCCGGAGCTGAAAACTGTATGTCAAATTCACAGACGGGGTATGCTCCTATACTCGTCTCTCAGAATTCTGAGACCAAGTTTCCAATGTGTGGTGATTGCGAGTCTCCCAGTCCATCAACTACTAATCCTGTACTCAGACTGATGGGAAAGAACTTGATGGTAGTGAACAAGGACGAAACATTGTCTCCTCAAATGACGAAAACCCATTCGAGTATAGCGAAAGACAGCCATCCTAACATGCTGTCCATTGTTGATAATGAGGTCACAGCTGTCAGGTTTCCGAATGAGTACTATTCCATTCATCAAACTTTGTCTCAAGTTCCTTCCAGATATGACTGTATGCAACCCAGCATGCTGGCACAACATTTAGATGCAAGTTCCTCAAATTGTTTCGAAAACACTGCTAAGATAAGGATTCAAGGGTCGATCCCACATCCATCAGCATTTATGCTCTCAAGTAAGAGTTTTGGTGGAAATCTTGCAACCTCTTTGGAACACCACGAGTTTGCCAGTGGGAGCAATCTGATTTCTGAATTTGGATCTAGTATTGGACCAGCTTCCATGACATATGGTGTTGAGAAAGTTCAGACTCATGGGCACCAACTAATCCGGTCTACAAACTTTTCTGGTTCGAAAAACAAGGAAACACTTGTCATCAGTGAATCACCGGAAAGTGAACCTGGGTTGGCTGTTAAAGCAATACATGGCGGGGCGAATATAGAAGCAAGGAGATTTCCAGTTGGGATTTCTGCTCCAGTGGTATTTGGGCATGAATCAAGACATGTGAATCCAGCTTTCTGTAATAATCAGACACGGGGATATCCTGTCTGCAGTGGCTCTCAAGCTTTTTACGCCGCCGATATCCAAGTGCCATCTTCTATTGGAATCTTTAAAGCAAATTCAGTTCAATGGAAATGCACACGAGAAGGTTCAGCCATACTACATCCAAATTCGCTGACAGCTTCATCTCCAGCTACTGGTCATCCCAGGTCTTCACTGTATTTTTCTCCTGGCTTTTCAGAGTCATTTAGCTTTACTTGA
- the LOC140964785 gene encoding PRA1 family protein G2-like, translated as MPPSPLCNLTLDWGGGVERDKKLERWASLLRFDQDTCWVKLALIPEMPATSASAAPASYTTIPISGGAVISRSTQNLTACLSRARPWPEFLATTAVIDLPPSISAATHRLRRNSSYFSVNYAIIVTACAAASLIGAPIALIVIGFVFFLWLILHFFREDPLLIWGYHVNDLAVILGLVLVSIAALWIIGPLNNLSIGIGVGLLIFVIHGVLRNPEGLFLDENDAVSDGLVSSQYTAFSPRNGGIQFNQPV; from the coding sequence ATGCCTCCTAGCCCTCTTTGCAATTTGACTTTAGACTGGGGTGGAGGTGTCGAGAGGGACAAGAAATTGGAACGTTGGGCATCTTTGCTGAGGTTTGACCAAGATACCTGCTGGGTCAAACTTGCCCTTATTCCCGAGATGCCCGCCACGTCGGCCTCCGCCGCTCCCGCTTCTTACACTACAATACCGATTTCCGGTGGGGCCGTGATTTCTCGATCTACGCAAAACCTCACTGCGTGCCTCTCCAGAGCCCGCCCTTGGCCGGAGTTCCTGGCCACCACCGCCGTCATCGACCTCCCACCCTCGATCTCCGCAGCCACTCATCGATTACGCCGTAACTCCAGCTACTTCTCCGTCAATTACGCCATAATCGTCACCGCATGTGCTGCCGCATCCCTGATCGGTGCGCCGATCGCGCTGATAGTCATCGGCTTCGTCTTCTTCCTGTGGCTGATTCTCCACTTCTTTCGCGAAGACCCATTGTTGATCTGGGGCTATCATGTCAATGATTTGGCGGTTATTCTGGGTCTGGTTTTGGTCTCCATTGCGGCCCTGTGGATCATTGGCCCGTTGAATAACCTTTCGATTGGCATTGGTGTCGGGTTGTTGATCTTCGTCATTCATGGAGTCCTGAGGAATCCTGAAGGACTTTTTCTTGACGAAAACGATGCCGTTTCTGACGGGTTGGtctcatcccaatacactgCTTTCAGTCCCCGTAATGGCGGAATTCAATTCAATCAACCCGTGTAA
- the LOC140964228 gene encoding ubiquitin-conjugating enzyme E2 5B-like, with product MASKRIQKELKDLQKDPPTSCSAGPVGEDMFHWQATIMGPSDSPFAGGVFLVTIHFPPDYPFKPPKVSFKTKVYHPNINSNGSICLDILKEQWSPALTVSKVLLSICSLLTDPNPDDPLVPEIAHMYKTDRAKYETTARSWTQKYAMG from the exons ATGGCTTCTAAAAGGATTCAGAAAGAACTGAAGGACTTGCAGAAGGACCCTCCTACATCCTGCAGTGCTG GGCCTGTTGGGGAAGATATGTTCCATTGGCAAGCTACCATCATGGGTCCTTCAGACAGCCCATTTGCTGGGGGAGTATTTCTTGTGACTATTCATTTCCCTCCTGATTATCCATTCAAGCCACCGAAG GTATCATTTAAAACCAAGGTTTACCATCCAAATATCAACAGCAATGGCAGTATTTGTTTGGATATTCTCAAAGAGCAGTGGAGTCCCGCTTTAACGGTTTCGAAG GTACTACTCTCTATCTGCTCCTTGTTGACTGATCCAAACCCAGACGATCCTCTTGTGCCGGAGATTGCTCACATGTACAAGACCGATAGAGCCAAGTATGAGACTACTGCTCGATCTTGGACTCAGAAGTATGCTATGGGATAA